The following coding sequences are from one Mycoplasma mycoides subsp. capri window:
- a CDS encoding FAD-dependent oxidoreductase → MKVIVLGTNHAGTTAVRTLKRLDPTCEVTTYDKNDAISFLGCGIALWVKGEVKDPNMLFYATPEILRSEGVNVFMNHEVLSVDDKAKTVTVKDLKTGEVKTDNYDKLIVATGTWPLIPPIPGIDLEGVQICKNYHHAKKILEHNLDKSYKKIAVVGAGYIGVELVEAFNEYGKDVTLIDVANRIMPVYYDQEFTDLMQEKMTKAGVKLSLGAKVIEFKGENGKVTQVVTDKGNIDVDYVIFSVGVRPQSAILEGICDLDDRKAIVTNDFMQTTNPDIYAIGDCAQVYNKAMNKNVPIQLATTAVRTGVIAAFNVIKGNGLKSPGFTGANGISVFGLHMASVGISVEAAKRMGYDIDFINFKDLDRPEFMSTANEVLFKVVWDKKTRKIIGAQVASEKNHTEVMYMLALGIQKDLTIDELPLVDIFFLPHFNKPFNFISLAGLEVLGLNYFKKEK, encoded by the coding sequence ATGAAAGTTATAGTACTAGGTACTAACCATGCTGGAACTACAGCTGTTAGAACTTTAAAAAGATTAGATCCTACTTGTGAAGTAACTACTTATGACAAAAATGATGCCATTTCATTTTTAGGATGTGGTATTGCTTTATGAGTAAAAGGTGAAGTTAAAGACCCAAATATGTTATTTTACGCAACTCCTGAAATTTTAAGATCTGAAGGAGTTAACGTGTTTATGAATCACGAAGTACTATCAGTTGATGACAAAGCAAAAACTGTTACTGTTAAAGATTTAAAAACAGGTGAAGTAAAAACAGATAACTATGACAAATTAATTGTAGCTACAGGAACTTGACCATTAATTCCACCAATCCCAGGAATCGATTTAGAAGGTGTACAAATTTGTAAAAACTACCACCATGCTAAAAAAATTCTAGAACACAACTTAGATAAAAGTTATAAAAAAATTGCTGTAGTTGGTGCAGGATACATTGGTGTTGAATTAGTTGAAGCATTTAATGAATATGGAAAAGATGTTACTTTAATTGATGTTGCTAACAGAATTATGCCAGTTTATTATGATCAAGAATTCACTGATCTAATGCAAGAAAAAATGACTAAAGCTGGAGTTAAATTATCTTTAGGTGCAAAAGTTATTGAATTTAAAGGTGAAAATGGAAAAGTAACTCAAGTTGTAACTGATAAAGGAAACATTGATGTTGATTATGTAATCTTTTCAGTAGGTGTAAGACCACAATCAGCTATTTTAGAAGGTATTTGTGATTTAGATGACAGAAAAGCTATTGTAACAAATGACTTTATGCAAACTACAAATCCAGATATTTATGCAATTGGAGACTGTGCTCAAGTTTATAACAAAGCAATGAACAAAAACGTTCCAATCCAATTAGCAACAACAGCTGTTAGAACTGGAGTTATTGCTGCATTTAACGTAATTAAAGGAAATGGATTAAAATCTCCAGGATTTACAGGAGCTAATGGTATTTCAGTATTTGGATTACACATGGCAAGTGTTGGAATCAGTGTTGAAGCTGCAAAAAGAATGGGATATGACATTGACTTTATCAACTTTAAAGATCTAGACAGACCTGAATTTATGTCAACAGCAAATGAAGTTCTATTTAAAGTTGTATGAGATAAAAAGACAAGAAAAATTATTGGAGCTCAAGTAGCTAGTGAAAAGAACCATACAGAAGTTATGTACATGCTAGCTTTAGGTATTCAAAAAGACTTAACAATTGATGAATTACCATTAGTTGATATTTTCTTCTTACCACACTTTAATAAACCATTTAACTTTATTTCGCTAGCAGGATTAGAAGTTTTAGGACTAAACTACTTTAAAAAGGAAAAATAG
- the thrS gene encoding threonine--tRNA ligase, with translation MKIKLLDGSIKEYNQEISVKDISSEIGLKNVIGAKINDQLFDINYLIKNDCDLELITNKSKEYDLMLNLTAAFITSYAINNLKPISQAENFYNADEMEFSTTFNTEPRLVLDDLKNIQTNINQLLTSNLEIKSDIYDLNKALEILNNDYQKYLAKQMYEKYNYVKVYSINDFYMVIDKALILNSNFIKIIDIEQLTGSYWLNDKNNIMLQRVHGLCATSSSELKNKKAILEDRRSRDHRLINKTLNIFGFDQLVGAGLPLWLPNGFIVKNEIEKYLRQKEWEYDYIPVETPPIGTVELYKTSGHWDHYGEDMFQPFNGGKGSDEQFILRPMNCPHHIAVYKQEQRSYRDLPLRICEHAIQHRFESSGSLTGLERVRGMKLTDSHIFVRSDQIEDEFRSTYKLISEVLKTFNIQIDYLSLSLRDPNDKVKFYKDDLMWDKAESSLEKVLIDLGLKYEKRIGDAAFYGPKLDIQIKTAQNHEITVSTIQLDFLMPNKFDLTYIDKDQKLVRPIMIHRGLIGTYERFIATLLEQTKGVLPLWLAPKQIEIIPISESNLEYANLVHQKLKKEFIRSHIDLRDERLSYKIRDAQTKKVPYQLVLGNKEVENNTITYRQYGSDAQITVPIQEFIDMLKQQINDKK, from the coding sequence ATGAAAATTAAATTATTAGATGGTTCAATTAAAGAATATAATCAAGAAATTTCAGTTAAAGATATTAGTTCAGAAATAGGTTTAAAAAATGTAATTGGAGCTAAAATTAATGATCAATTATTTGATATTAATTATTTAATTAAAAATGATTGTGACTTAGAATTAATTACAAATAAAAGTAAAGAATATGATTTAATGTTAAATTTAACTGCAGCTTTTATTACAAGTTATGCAATTAATAACTTAAAACCAATTAGTCAAGCAGAAAATTTTTATAATGCTGATGAAATGGAATTTTCAACAACATTTAATACTGAACCTAGATTAGTTTTAGACGATTTAAAAAATATTCAAACTAATATTAATCAGTTATTAACTTCTAATTTAGAAATTAAATCAGATATTTATGATTTAAACAAAGCATTAGAAATTTTAAATAATGATTATCAAAAATATTTAGCAAAACAAATGTATGAAAAATATAATTATGTAAAAGTTTATAGTATTAATGATTTTTATATGGTTATAGATAAAGCTTTAATTTTAAATTCTAACTTTATTAAAATTATTGATATTGAACAATTAACTGGATCTTATTGATTAAATGACAAAAATAACATTATGTTACAAAGGGTTCACGGACTATGTGCAACTTCAAGTAGTGAATTAAAAAATAAAAAAGCTATTTTAGAAGATAGAAGAAGTAGAGATCATCGTTTAATTAATAAAACATTAAATATTTTTGGGTTTGATCAACTTGTTGGAGCAGGATTACCTTTATGATTACCAAATGGGTTTATTGTTAAAAATGAAATTGAAAAATATTTAAGACAAAAAGAATGAGAATATGATTATATTCCAGTAGAAACTCCACCAATTGGAACTGTTGAACTATATAAAACTAGTGGTCATTGAGATCATTATGGTGAAGATATGTTTCAACCTTTTAATGGTGGAAAAGGTAGTGATGAACAATTTATTTTAAGACCTATGAATTGTCCGCATCACATTGCAGTTTATAAACAAGAACAAAGAAGTTATCGTGATTTACCTTTAAGAATTTGTGAGCATGCTATTCAACATAGATTTGAATCAAGTGGTTCATTAACTGGATTAGAAAGAGTTAGAGGAATGAAACTAACTGATTCACATATTTTTGTAAGAAGTGATCAAATTGAAGATGAGTTTAGATCAACTTATAAATTAATTAGTGAAGTTTTAAAAACATTTAATATTCAAATTGATTATTTAAGTTTAAGTTTAAGAGACCCAAATGATAAAGTTAAATTTTATAAAGATGATTTAATGTGAGATAAAGCCGAATCTAGTTTAGAAAAAGTATTAATTGATTTAGGTTTAAAATATGAAAAACGTATTGGAGATGCTGCTTTTTATGGTCCTAAATTAGATATTCAAATAAAAACAGCTCAAAATCATGAAATTACAGTTTCAACTATTCAACTTGACTTTTTAATGCCAAATAAATTTGATTTAACTTATATTGATAAAGATCAAAAATTAGTTCGTCCAATTATGATTCATCGTGGATTAATTGGAACTTATGAAAGATTTATAGCAACTTTATTAGAACAAACTAAAGGTGTTTTACCTTTATGATTAGCTCCAAAACAAATTGAAATTATTCCAATTAGTGAATCTAATTTAGAATATGCTAATTTAGTTCATCAAAAACTAAAAAAAGAATTTATTAGATCACATATTGATTTAAGAGATGAAAGATTAAGTTATAAAATAAGAGATGCCCAAACTAAAAAAGTTCCATACCAACTAGTTTTAGGTAATAAAGAAGTTGAAAATAACACTATTACTTATAGACAATATGGAAGTGATGCTCAAATTACTGTACCAATTCAAGAATTTATTGATATGTTAAAACAACAAATTAATGATAAAAAATAG
- the pyk gene encoding pyruvate kinase yields the protein MTKETLQKRMKRTKVITTIGPSTHSAEAIKELFNNGMTTIRLNFSHGSYEEHGYRIKAAKKISKALNKPISIILDTKGPEIRLGKFKDNKQEIVKGQSITIYTDTYSYLNKECVQGEMTVAYDMSVDLKPGDMILIDDGKLELTVDSVEPQIIKATAFNHHIVKTNKRVNLPGIDFSLPFLSEKDEKDILFGCEQGVDYIAASFVNTAENVRQIKEILNKANANHIQIISKIESQVGLDNIDEIIEESDGIMIARGDLGLEIPYYDVPYWEKIIIRKCREKGKIVIVATQMLETMTENPSPTRAEVTDVYFATELGADATMLSGESAAGDYPFLTVHTMSTINKRAEVEFYNKIYYQVQLDNARNSTSGPRAEIADLLATKTKDGEYKYAIVLSKTGELLKTISKFRPNVTILGVSPDKKLWTSFGVWYSIFMNKVDTLDNLDNNVEKLSEIAKSWGAKLGEKVLVVRSTAIKEIEVI from the coding sequence ATGACTAAAGAAACATTACAAAAGAGAATGAAACGAACCAAAGTAATTACAACAATTGGTCCTTCAACTCACTCTGCAGAAGCTATTAAAGAATTATTTAACAATGGAATGACAACTATTCGTTTAAATTTTTCACATGGTAGTTATGAAGAACATGGTTATAGAATTAAAGCTGCTAAAAAAATCTCTAAAGCTTTAAATAAGCCAATTTCAATAATATTAGATACTAAAGGTCCTGAAATTAGATTAGGAAAATTTAAAGATAATAAACAAGAAATAGTAAAAGGTCAATCAATTACTATTTATACTGATACTTATTCTTATTTAAATAAAGAATGTGTTCAAGGTGAAATGACTGTTGCTTATGATATGTCAGTTGATTTAAAACCTGGAGATATGATTTTAATTGATGATGGTAAATTAGAATTAACAGTTGATTCAGTTGAACCTCAAATCATTAAAGCAACTGCATTTAATCATCACATTGTAAAAACTAATAAGCGCGTTAACTTACCTGGAATTGATTTTTCATTACCATTCTTATCTGAAAAAGATGAAAAAGATATTTTATTTGGATGTGAACAAGGTGTTGATTATATAGCTGCATCATTTGTAAATACAGCTGAAAATGTAAGACAAATTAAAGAAATTTTAAATAAAGCTAACGCAAATCATATTCAAATTATTTCAAAAATAGAATCACAAGTTGGATTAGATAATATTGATGAAATTATTGAAGAATCTGATGGAATTATGATTGCACGTGGTGATTTAGGATTAGAAATTCCATATTATGATGTACCTTATTGAGAAAAAATTATCATCAGAAAATGTAGAGAAAAAGGAAAAATTGTAATTGTTGCTACTCAAATGCTAGAAACAATGACAGAAAATCCATCACCAACTAGAGCTGAAGTAACTGATGTTTATTTTGCAACTGAACTTGGTGCTGATGCTACAATGTTATCTGGTGAATCAGCTGCTGGAGATTATCCATTCTTAACAGTTCATACAATGTCAACAATTAATAAAAGAGCAGAAGTTGAATTCTACAACAAGATTTACTATCAAGTACAATTAGATAATGCAAGAAACTCAACATCAGGACCTAGAGCCGAAATTGCAGATCTACTAGCTACAAAAACAAAAGATGGTGAATATAAATATGCTATTGTTTTATCAAAAACAGGTGAATTATTAAAAACCATTTCTAAATTTAGACCAAATGTAACAATTTTAGGAGTTAGTCCAGATAAGAAATTATGAACTTCATTTGGTGTGTGATATTCAATTTTTATGAATAAAGTTGATACTTTAGATAATTTAGATAATAATGTTGAAAAATTATCAGAAATTGCTAAATCTTGAGGAGCAAAACTTGGTGAAAAAGTTTTAGTTGTAAGAAGTACAGCTATAAAAGAAATAGAAGTTATTTAA
- the pfkA gene encoding 6-phosphofructokinase, with product MIKKIGILTSGGDAPGMNNAIAGVVKTAASKGIEVYGINDGYKGLVNGWFEKLNVEKTLDILSRGGTYLGSARLPEFKELEVRQKAVANLKKAGIEALVVIGGDGSYMGAQKLTEMGINCVGLPGTIDNDISSTDYTIGFHTALNTIVEAVDRIRDTMQSHNRADVVEIMGNGCGDLVTYTAVATGAEIFSPAEDLLTIEQMGQKAKQFRLLGKKSLIILVSEKSYGISAEEIAEKIQKISGYETKATVLGHIQRGGRPTAMDRYIAFTAGMFAVEKLAEGKGGLFIGLENNKLVARDIDSTLNMKKEDKKPFINYLREINGYFSK from the coding sequence ATGATAAAAAAAATTGGAATTTTGACTTCTGGAGGGGATGCTCCTGGAATGAATAACGCCATTGCTGGAGTTGTAAAAACAGCAGCTTCAAAAGGAATTGAAGTATATGGGATTAATGATGGATATAAAGGGTTAGTAAATGGTTGATTTGAAAAATTAAATGTTGAAAAAACTTTAGATATTCTTTCTAGAGGTGGAACTTATTTAGGTTCAGCAAGACTACCAGAGTTTAAAGAATTAGAAGTAAGACAAAAAGCTGTTGCTAATTTAAAAAAAGCTGGAATTGAAGCTTTAGTTGTAATTGGTGGAGATGGTAGTTATATGGGTGCTCAAAAATTAACTGAAATGGGTATTAATTGTGTTGGGTTACCTGGAACTATTGATAATGATATTTCTTCAACTGATTATACTATTGGTTTTCATACTGCACTAAATACAATTGTTGAAGCAGTTGATAGAATTAGAGATACAATGCAATCACATAATAGAGCTGATGTTGTTGAAATTATGGGAAATGGTTGTGGTGATTTAGTAACTTATACAGCAGTTGCTACAGGAGCTGAAATTTTTTCTCCAGCTGAAGATCTATTAACAATTGAGCAAATGGGTCAAAAAGCAAAACAATTTAGATTATTAGGTAAAAAAAGTTTAATTATTTTAGTTTCAGAAAAATCATATGGAATTTCTGCTGAAGAAATTGCTGAAAAAATTCAAAAAATTAGTGGTTATGAAACTAAAGCAACTGTTTTAGGACATATTCAACGTGGTGGTAGACCAACTGCTATGGATAGATATATTGCTTTTACAGCTGGTATGTTTGCTGTTGAAAAACTAGCTGAAGGTAAAGGTGGACTATTTATAGGATTAGAAAATAATAAACTAGTTGCAAGAGATATTGATTCAACTTTAAATATGAAAAAAGAAGATAAAAAACCTTTTATTAATTATTTAAGAGAAATTAATGGATATTTTAGTAAATAA
- the glpO gene encoding type 2 glycerol-3-phosphate oxidase has translation MKQTKVDICIIGGGIIGASVARELAKFDKKIVVLEANPRLALETSSHNSGLVHGGFDPRPETLNAKLNVLGKKRYEDWIKEMDFPYLRIDSTIVAFNDEEMKHVHMLYDRGLINGLDPKEMEIIDAKELQKREPNISKQAVGALVCNSSIAIDPVVLTTTLMRNAIKNGVELKVNSKVVDIKKVDNIFEIKTAKDEIIQAEVIVNVAGHYADIIANMAGYGDFKLTTRRGEYRILDKSEAGIVNSVVFMVPTIHGKGVIVAPMLDGRVMVGPTALDGVPKEETLLVTQQQYDNIGKIGKHLIPNINMDKTCTVYAGSRPIDVETNDFVIRPAKADKKFINVAGMKSPAIASAPAIADMVCDLVKNAFDKLDKKANWQPKEEAILPWK, from the coding sequence ATGAAGCAAACAAAAGTTGATATTTGTATCATCGGTGGTGGAATTATTGGTGCTTCTGTTGCTAGAGAACTAGCTAAATTTGATAAAAAAATTGTAGTTTTAGAAGCAAACCCAAGACTCGCATTAGAAACAAGTAGTCATAACTCAGGATTAGTTCATGGTGGATTTGATCCAAGACCTGAAACTTTAAATGCAAAATTAAATGTTTTAGGTAAAAAACGTTATGAAGACTGAATCAAAGAAATGGATTTTCCATATCTAAGAATTGATTCAACTATAGTAGCATTTAATGATGAAGAAATGAAACATGTTCACATGCTATATGATAGAGGCTTAATTAATGGATTAGATCCAAAAGAAATGGAAATCATTGATGCAAAAGAACTTCAAAAGCGTGAACCAAATATTAGTAAACAAGCAGTTGGAGCTTTAGTATGTAATTCTTCAATAGCTATTGATCCAGTTGTACTAACTACAACACTTATGAGAAATGCTATTAAAAATGGTGTTGAACTAAAAGTTAACTCAAAAGTAGTAGATATTAAAAAAGTTGATAATATTTTTGAAATTAAGACTGCAAAAGATGAAATCATTCAAGCTGAAGTTATAGTTAATGTAGCTGGTCATTATGCAGATATTATAGCTAATATGGCTGGATATGGTGATTTTAAATTAACTACAAGAAGAGGAGAATATCGTATTTTAGATAAATCTGAAGCAGGAATTGTAAATTCTGTAGTATTTATGGTACCAACCATTCACGGAAAAGGAGTTATTGTTGCTCCAATGCTAGATGGAAGAGTGATGGTAGGACCAACTGCTTTAGATGGAGTACCAAAAGAAGAAACTTTATTAGTAACTCAACAACAATACGATAACATTGGAAAAATTGGTAAACATTTAATTCCAAATATTAATATGGATAAAACTTGTACAGTTTATGCTGGTTCAAGACCTATTGATGTTGAAACTAATGACTTTGTAATTAGACCAGCAAAAGCTGATAAGAAATTTATTAATGTTGCTGGAATGAAATCACCAGCTATTGCATCAGCTCCAGCTATTGCAGATATGGTTTGTGATTTAGTAAAAAATGCATTTGATAAATTAGATAAAAAGGCTAATTGACAACCAAAAGAAGAAGCTATTCTTCCATGAAAATAG
- the glpK gene encoding glycerol kinase GlpK, protein MTDNKKYILTLDEGTTSARALITDKQGNIIAVEQSEFTQYFPKEGWVEHDAIEIWNTQRSALVQVLNKSGIDPSQIEAIGITNQRETAVIWNKETGLPIYNAIVWQDQRTADYCQTFDKDTLEMVKERSGLIINPYFSGTKVKWILDNVPNARQLAKDGKLMFGTINTWLIYRLTGGEVFVTDHTNAQRTLLYNIHTNDWDDELLKLFDIPRNILPEIKSCSEVYGYTFKGLFSKGNEQRIKIASSIGDQQSALFGQLCLEKGQVKVTYGTGCFILTNTGEEIVKSNHGLLTTVAYSFKDKVYYALEGSVMIAGAAVQWLRDNLRIVYNAIETEWYAGQVKDDRRVYVVPSFTGLGSPYWDSFSRGAIFGLDRGTRREHIVRATLEAIAYQANDVVDAMGKDMKKPIEIFKVDGGAANNKFLMQFQSNISQSKVIKPTNVETTAMGAAFMAGLAVGYWENVEELKKTYKVHFELTPELSKPEVDKLIKGWKVAVQRTFKWVEEIE, encoded by the coding sequence ATGACAGATAATAAAAAATACATCTTAACACTAGATGAAGGAACAACAAGTGCAAGAGCTTTAATTACTGATAAACAAGGTAATATTATTGCTGTTGAACAATCAGAATTTACTCAATACTTCCCAAAAGAAGGATGAGTAGAACATGATGCTATTGAAATTTGAAACACTCAACGTTCTGCATTAGTACAAGTTTTAAATAAATCTGGAATTGACCCAAGTCAAATTGAAGCAATTGGAATTACTAATCAACGTGAAACTGCTGTTATTTGAAATAAAGAAACTGGATTACCAATTTATAATGCTATAGTTTGACAAGACCAAAGAACAGCAGATTATTGTCAAACATTTGATAAAGATACTTTAGAAATGGTTAAAGAAAGATCTGGATTAATTATTAATCCTTACTTTTCAGGAACTAAAGTAAAATGAATTTTAGATAATGTTCCAAATGCTAGACAACTAGCAAAAGATGGAAAACTAATGTTTGGAACAATCAACACATGATTAATTTATCGTTTAACAGGTGGAGAAGTATTTGTAACAGATCATACTAATGCACAAAGAACTTTACTATACAATATTCACACAAATGACTGAGATGATGAATTATTAAAATTATTTGATATTCCAAGAAACATCCTTCCTGAAATTAAATCATGTAGTGAAGTTTATGGTTACACATTTAAAGGACTATTTTCTAAAGGAAATGAACAAAGAATTAAAATTGCATCATCAATTGGTGATCAACAAAGTGCTTTATTTGGGCAATTATGTTTAGAAAAAGGTCAAGTAAAAGTAACTTATGGAACTGGATGCTTTATTTTAACAAATACTGGTGAAGAAATTGTTAAATCAAATCATGGTTTATTAACAACAGTTGCTTATTCATTTAAAGATAAAGTATATTATGCTTTAGAAGGTTCAGTAATGATTGCTGGGGCTGCTGTTCAATGATTAAGAGATAATCTAAGAATTGTTTATAATGCTATTGAAACAGAATGATATGCTGGTCAAGTTAAAGATGATAGAAGAGTTTATGTTGTTCCATCATTTACTGGTTTAGGTTCTCCTTATTGAGATTCATTCTCACGTGGTGCTATTTTTGGACTAGATCGTGGAACTAGACGTGAACATATTGTTAGAGCAACTCTAGAAGCTATTGCATATCAAGCAAATGATGTTGTTGATGCAATGGGAAAAGATATGAAAAAACCAATTGAAATTTTTAAAGTAGATGGTGGAGCTGCAAATAACAAATTCTTAATGCAATTCCAATCAAATATTTCTCAATCTAAAGTTATAAAACCAACAAACGTAGAAACTACTGCTATGGGAGCTGCATTTATGGCTGGATTAGCTGTTGGATATTGAGAAAATGTTGAAGAATTGAAAAAAACTTATAAAGTTCACTTTGAATTAACACCAGAACTAAGTAAACCAGAAGTTGATAAATTAATTAAAGGTTGAAAAGTAGCTGTTCAAAGAACATTTAAATGAGTAGAAGAAATTGAATAA
- a CDS encoding MIP/aquaporin family protein, with the protein MLQQIILTELFGTALLVLLGNGIVANVVLKGTKGQNAGWISITAGWGFAVFIAAGISAGLGGVAHLNPAVTIMFAIKAANNTFGFDADAIKQISGVGLFFIVLIVQFIGAILGSIFVDLLYWKHILTTKTDDDFQPRVLAIHSTGATHKTPILNFLMEFIGTVVLLVGIWGLTAAKSSVFSAIGPLAVGLLVFGIGLSLGGTTGYAINPARDLGPRLVHTFLPLKDKGSSEWSYAWIPGLGPVAAAVVIGLIAMAVK; encoded by the coding sequence ATGTTACAACAGATTATTTTAACAGAGTTATTTGGAACTGCATTATTAGTTCTTTTAGGTAACGGAATTGTAGCAAACGTTGTACTAAAAGGAACTAAAGGGCAAAATGCAGGTTGAATCTCAATAACAGCTGGTTGAGGATTTGCAGTGTTTATTGCTGCTGGAATATCAGCTGGATTAGGTGGAGTTGCTCATCTAAACCCAGCAGTAACAATTATGTTTGCAATAAAAGCAGCAAATAATACATTTGGATTTGATGCTGATGCTATAAAACAAATCTCAGGAGTTGGATTATTCTTTATTGTATTGATTGTTCAATTTATTGGAGCAATCTTAGGTTCAATTTTTGTAGATTTACTTTACTGAAAGCATATTTTAACAACTAAAACAGATGATGATTTCCAACCTAGAGTTTTAGCAATTCACTCAACTGGAGCTACTCATAAAACACCTATTTTAAACTTCTTAATGGAATTTATTGGAACTGTAGTTCTATTAGTAGGTATTTGAGGATTAACTGCTGCTAAATCTTCAGTATTTTCAGCTATTGGTCCATTAGCTGTTGGTTTATTAGTATTTGGTATTGGTCTATCATTAGGTGGAACAACTGGATATGCAATTAACCCTGCACGTGATTTAGGACCAAGATTAGTTCATACATTCTTACCTTTAAAAGATAAAGGTTCATCAGAATGATCATATGCTTGAATTCCAGGACTAGGACCAGTGGCTGCTGCTGTTGTTATTGGATTAATAGCAATGGCTGTAAAATAA
- the hpt gene encoding hypoxanthine phosphoribosyltransferase translates to MQKLHPLVKEVLFTREQIQKRTKDIAKEIESYYKDKHLKDNSLLVVGLLKGCVPFYTDFCMVCDLTMEMDFMVVSSYHGSTSSNSAPKINLDLNTDVKDRDILIVEDIIDTGFTLKYVKEYLLNKGAKSVKILTMLDKPSGRKIDLVADWVCFTIDPCFVIGYGLDYQEKIRNLPYVAVCDTTKLDDWKW, encoded by the coding sequence ATGCAAAAATTACACCCATTAGTAAAAGAAGTTTTATTTACAAGAGAACAAATTCAAAAAAGAACTAAAGATATTGCTAAAGAAATTGAAAGTTATTATAAAGATAAACACTTAAAAGACAATAGCTTATTAGTTGTTGGTTTATTAAAAGGTTGTGTACCTTTTTATACAGATTTTTGTATGGTTTGTGATTTGACAATGGAAATGGATTTTATGGTTGTGTCATCTTATCATGGATCAACTAGTTCAAATTCAGCTCCAAAAATTAATTTAGATTTAAATACTGATGTAAAAGATCGTGATATTTTAATTGTTGAAGATATTATTGATACTGGATTTACTTTAAAATATGTTAAAGAATATTTATTAAATAAAGGTGCTAAAAGTGTTAAAATACTAACTATGTTAGATAAACCAAGTGGGAGAAAAATTGATTTAGTTGCTGATTGAGTTTGTTTTACAATTGATCCATGTTTTGTTATTGGGTATGGATTAGATTATCAAGAAAAAATTAGAAACCTACCATATGTAGCAGTTTGTGATACAACTAAATTAGATGATTGAAAATGATAA
- the ruvX gene encoding Holliday junction resolvase RuvX: protein MTQSIIALDIGSKTIGLAYSSGIIASSLDTIRFEEYNFDQGLKQLETYLKKYNPSIIVVGYPKNMNNTIGERAEMVDYVIEMFLDMYKNFNKDQIIKIDERRTTKIAKNILIQANLTREKQKKYKDSLAAQLILELYLESRKL, encoded by the coding sequence ATGACACAAAGTATTATTGCACTTGATATTGGCAGTAAAACTATTGGATTAGCTTATAGTAGTGGAATTATTGCTTCAAGTTTAGACACTATTAGATTTGAAGAATATAACTTTGATCAAGGTTTAAAACAACTAGAAACTTATTTAAAAAAGTATAACCCAAGTATTATAGTAGTTGGTTATCCAAAAAATATGAATAATACTATTGGTGAACGTGCTGAAATGGTTGATTATGTTATTGAAATGTTTTTAGATATGTATAAAAATTTTAATAAAGATCAAATTATTAAAATTGATGAAAGAAGAACTACAAAAATAGCTAAAAATATTTTAATTCAAGCTAATTTGACTAGAGAAAAACAAAAAAAATATAAAGATAGTTTAGCAGCACAACTGATTTTAGAACTATATTTAGAAAGTAGGAAATTATAG